The Nitrosomonas sp. sh817 genome includes a window with the following:
- a CDS encoding MgtC/SapB family protein, with protein MHTEFTLNGELAALPHFMTSLAIGLLIGLERERSPGSRAGLRTFALVALFGTLAAMLSEKATPWLLLGGLLIVGLMMVAAYYRVKEDSADPGTTTIAAALVCYGLGAAVWYDSDSLAIMLAIITTMLLYFKAELRGITEKLSRRDLISALQFAVLTFIILPVLPDKNLGPYEAINPHQIWLMVVLISGVSLAGYVAMQLIGQRHGAILGLFGGLVSSTATTLVYARRSMENQDFTQLAVVVILIANLTVLIRLAILSAVVSPGILPQLLPVLGSGFLCGACVTGYWWYRLNQQQEVPVPEIKNPTEIRVAAAFGLIYGIVLLCSAWLSDVAGSGGLYAVALISGLTDVDAITLSSLRLFDLGKREAIHAIVAISLAFLSNTGFKLGMIFFIGNTALARQCVSGMLAAAAGVGVALLWVI; from the coding sequence ATGCACACTGAATTTACCTTGAACGGCGAATTGGCGGCGCTGCCGCATTTCATGACCAGTCTGGCGATCGGCTTACTGATCGGATTGGAACGCGAGCGCAGCCCCGGTTCTCGCGCGGGGTTGAGAACGTTCGCGTTGGTCGCGCTGTTCGGCACATTGGCCGCAATGCTGTCGGAAAAAGCCACGCCGTGGCTGCTGCTGGGCGGTTTGTTGATTGTCGGGTTGATGATGGTCGCGGCATATTATCGAGTCAAAGAAGACAGCGCCGATCCGGGAACCACCACCATCGCCGCCGCATTGGTGTGCTATGGTTTGGGTGCGGCGGTGTGGTACGACAGCGATTCGCTGGCGATCATGCTGGCCATCATCACCACGATGTTGCTGTATTTCAAGGCGGAATTGCGCGGTATTACCGAAAAATTGAGCCGGCGCGATTTGATTTCCGCGCTGCAATTCGCGGTACTGACGTTTATCATTTTGCCGGTTCTGCCGGATAAGAATCTGGGGCCTTACGAAGCGATCAATCCGCATCAAATCTGGCTTATGGTGGTGCTGATCTCAGGTGTCAGTTTGGCCGGTTATGTGGCGATGCAATTGATCGGTCAACGTCACGGCGCGATCCTGGGGTTATTCGGCGGCTTGGTTTCCAGTACCGCCACAACATTGGTGTACGCACGCCGCAGCATGGAAAATCAGGATTTTACCCAGCTTGCGGTAGTCGTTATTTTGATCGCCAACCTGACGGTATTGATCCGCTTGGCGATTCTCAGCGCGGTGGTTTCACCGGGGATATTGCCGCAATTGCTACCGGTGCTGGGTAGCGGTTTTCTGTGCGGCGCCTGTGTTACAGGCTATTGGTGGTACCGGTTGAATCAGCAGCAAGAAGTGCCTGTGCCGGAAATTAAAAACCCGACAGAAATCCGTGTAGCCGCGGCTTTCGGTTTAATCTACGGCATCGTTTTGTTATGTTCCGCATGGCTTTCGGATGTCGCCGGCAGCGGCGGATTGTATGCTGTCGCACTGATTTCCGGGTTGACCGATGTCGATGCGATTACGCTGTCCAGCTTGCGTTTATTTGATTTAGGAAAACGCGAAGCAATCCATGCGATTGTCGCAATTTCGCTGGCATTTTTGTCCAACACCGGCTTCAAGCTTGGAATGATTTTTTTTATTGGTAACACTGCACTCGCAAGACAATGCGTTTCCGGCATGCTGGCGGCTGCGGCCGGTGTTGGTGTGGCATTGCTGTGGGTGATTTGA
- the recJ gene encoding single-stranded-DNA-specific exonuclease RecJ, protein MSKITTRPYDLQSFETLRGNGLPPVLARIYAARGIDHPGQLETELTQLIPFTELKNIVTTAAFLADAIAEHKRLLIIADYDSDGATACAVGIRILRKFGAIVDYLVPNRFEFGYGLTPEIVQLAHETKQPDILITVDNGIASAAGVDEANRLGMQVVVTDHHLPGDELPDAVAIINPNQPGCPFPSKSIAGVGVIFYLMLALRAELRQRGAFGPALPEPNLAGFLDLVALGTVADVVKLDSNNRILVQQGLQRIRKGRACTGINALIEVSRRDFRQLSTYELGFMLGPRLNAAGRLDDMSLGIECLITDDEAYAANIAKQLDDLNRQRREIESDMQDSALLKLDEQLKNRRTEFQTAYSICLFDHDWHQGVIGILASRIKDKYHRPVIIFAPGNDGELKGSGRSINGFHLRDALDLVSKQHPGLLRKFGGHAAAAGLTIQNNDFEAFREAFEQVAQTLLTPADLTRVIETDGDLELADINLELAQSLEHQVWGQGFPQPSFNARFYVESQRIVGEKHLKLKLRKLISDNQDQAARKPQKSAESFDGILFFHHDPLPDLIDAVYRLQINEYNGKTSLQFLLEHWFHADQPVTGDAH, encoded by the coding sequence ATGTCCAAAATCACTACTCGCCCGTATGATCTGCAATCGTTCGAGACGCTCCGCGGCAACGGCTTGCCGCCGGTGCTGGCGCGTATTTACGCCGCGCGCGGCATCGATCATCCGGGGCAGCTGGAAACCGAGCTGACGCAACTGATTCCATTCACGGAACTGAAAAATATCGTAACCACCGCCGCTTTTCTCGCGGATGCTATCGCGGAACACAAGCGTTTGCTGATTATCGCCGACTACGATTCCGACGGCGCGACCGCATGCGCGGTCGGTATCCGCATTTTGCGCAAATTTGGCGCAATCGTCGATTACCTGGTGCCGAACCGGTTTGAATTCGGTTACGGTTTGACGCCGGAAATCGTGCAACTGGCTCACGAAACCAAGCAGCCGGATATTCTGATTACGGTGGATAACGGCATCGCCAGCGCTGCCGGCGTTGACGAAGCCAACCGTTTGGGCATGCAAGTGGTCGTCACCGATCACCATCTGCCCGGCGACGAATTGCCCGATGCGGTTGCCATCATCAACCCTAATCAACCGGGCTGTCCGTTTCCGAGCAAGAGTATCGCCGGTGTCGGCGTCATTTTCTATCTGATGCTGGCGTTGCGCGCGGAATTGCGGCAACGCGGCGCGTTCGGACCTGCGTTGCCGGAACCGAATCTGGCCGGTTTTCTCGATCTGGTTGCGCTGGGCACGGTCGCCGATGTGGTCAAGCTCGATAGTAATAACCGGATTCTGGTGCAGCAAGGCTTGCAGCGGATCCGCAAAGGCCGTGCTTGTACCGGGATCAATGCCTTGATCGAAGTGTCGCGGCGCGATTTCCGGCAGTTGTCGACGTATGAATTGGGATTTATGCTCGGGCCGCGTTTGAACGCCGCCGGACGTTTGGACGATATGTCGCTTGGCATCGAATGCCTGATTACCGATGATGAAGCGTACGCCGCAAACATTGCCAAGCAATTGGACGATCTGAACCGGCAGCGCCGCGAAATCGAATCGGACATGCAAGATAGCGCGTTGCTCAAGCTCGATGAGCAGCTTAAAAACCGCCGTACGGAATTTCAAACTGCCTATAGCATCTGTTTGTTTGATCACGATTGGCATCAAGGTGTGATCGGTATTCTGGCGTCGCGCATCAAGGATAAATATCACCGGCCGGTGATTATTTTCGCGCCCGGCAACGACGGCGAGCTGAAGGGTTCCGGGCGGTCGATCAATGGCTTTCATTTGCGTGATGCGTTAGATCTGGTATCGAAACAACATCCCGGATTGCTGCGTAAATTCGGCGGTCACGCCGCCGCTGCGGGATTGACCATCCAGAATAACGATTTCGAAGCATTCCGCGAAGCGTTTGAACAAGTCGCGCAAACCTTGCTGACGCCCGCCGATTTGACGCGCGTGATCGAAACCGACGGCGATCTAGAACTGGCCGATATCAATCTGGAGCTGGCGCAATCGCTCGAACATCAAGTGTGGGGGCAAGGTTTTCCGCAACCTTCATTTAATGCGCGCTTCTATGTCGAAAGTCAGCGCATCGTCGGCGAAAAACACCTGAAGCTGAAATTGCGCAAACTAATATCGGATAATCAGGATCAAGCGGCGCGGAAACCGCAAAAATCGGCGGAATCGTTCGACGGCATTTTGTTTTTTCATCACGATCCGCTACCGGATTTGATCGATGCGGTTTATCGCTTGCAGATCAATGAATATAATGGCAAGACATCCTTGCAATTCCTGCTGGAACATTGGTTTCACGCAGATCAACCGGTAACTGGCGATGCACACTGA
- the fliR gene encoding flagellar biosynthetic protein FliR: MINISTAELNVLLATFLWPLSRILALIASAPILGNPSIPVRVKLGLAVMITILVMPMVEKSLPQIDPASGVGLIILLQQVLIGVAIGFVMRIVFVAVEMAGELIGLQMGLGFAIFFDPQNSGQIDIIGRFLGVIASLAFLAIDGHLMMIALISQSFSTLPVGTDATTNATFSTLAQWGSEIFKSGLQLSLPVLTALLITNLALGILTRVAPQLNIFAVGFPLTLSIGLLVLALSMPFYTPILEQLVHEGLDLMMGIANVTEIHIP, translated from the coding sequence ATGATCAATATCTCCACAGCGGAACTGAACGTATTACTCGCCACCTTTCTATGGCCGCTCAGCCGCATTCTCGCTTTGATCGCCTCCGCGCCGATTCTGGGAAATCCCAGCATTCCGGTCCGGGTGAAATTGGGATTGGCGGTCATGATCACGATCCTGGTCATGCCGATGGTAGAGAAATCATTACCGCAAATTGACCCCGCGTCCGGCGTCGGCCTTATCATTTTGCTGCAGCAAGTGCTGATTGGCGTCGCTATCGGTTTTGTCATGCGCATCGTTTTTGTTGCGGTGGAAATGGCCGGTGAGCTGATCGGCTTGCAAATGGGGTTGGGTTTTGCCATTTTCTTCGATCCGCAAAATTCCGGTCAGATCGATATCATCGGCCGGTTTCTCGGAGTCATCGCCAGTCTCGCATTTCTGGCGATTGACGGCCATTTGATGATGATCGCGCTGATTTCACAAAGTTTCAGTACCTTACCGGTCGGAACCGATGCAACCACCAATGCGACATTTTCGACACTGGCGCAATGGGGCAGCGAAATTTTTAAATCCGGCTTGCAATTGTCGCTCCCGGTATTAACCGCATTATTAATTACCAACCTGGCACTGGGGATTCTGACCCGGGTGGCGCCGCAATTGAACATTTTCGCCGTTGGTTTCCCGTTAACCTTATCAATCGGACTTCTGGTTCTAGCGCTCAGCATGCCTTTTTATACCCCCATCTTGGAACAGTTGGTGCATGAAGGATTGGATCTCATGATGGGGATTGCGAATGTTACTGAAATCCATATACCGTAG
- the ybeY gene encoding rRNA maturation RNase YbeY, producing MVQYAAGCSEAPARPQFRRWVKAALQCDAEVVLRLVDEAEGRDLNRQFRGKDYATNVLTFVYDDTQPLAGDIVLCVPVVRQEARQQHKDLTAHFAHLTVHGVLHLQGYDHIAEAEAAEMERLETAVLAKLGYADPYAEHA from the coding sequence ATGGTGCAATATGCGGCGGGCTGCAGCGAAGCGCCGGCGCGGCCGCAGTTCCGCCGCTGGGTCAAAGCTGCATTGCAGTGCGATGCCGAAGTGGTATTGCGGCTGGTGGATGAAGCCGAAGGCCGTGACTTGAACCGGCAATTCCGCGGCAAGGATTACGCCACCAACGTGTTGACCTTCGTATATGACGATACCCAGCCTTTGGCGGGCGATATCGTGTTGTGCGTTCCGGTGGTGCGGCAAGAAGCCCGGCAACAGCACAAAGACTTAACCGCGCATTTTGCGCATTTGACGGTGCACGGTGTTTTACACTTACAGGGATACGATCATATCGCGGAAGCTGAAGCCGCTGAAATGGAGCGATTGGAAACAGCGGTGCTGGCTAAGCTCGGATATGCCGATCCCTATGCGGAACACGCTTAA
- the fliO gene encoding flagellar biosynthetic protein FliO, with amino-acid sequence MLNRYPALLLLLSFPAFADTGKPNYVPPPSVISTDNMLQMMGGLLLVLIIIAGAAWVLKRFSLIPATAAGVIKVIAASGVGQRERVVVVEIDNTWLVLGVAPGRVNKLHTLQKPSENPGSAQTNPAADAFADQLNQSIHKEHA; translated from the coding sequence ATGCTGAACCGATACCCGGCTTTACTGTTGCTGCTTTCTTTCCCGGCATTTGCTGATACCGGGAAACCCAATTATGTGCCGCCTCCCTCTGTCATTTCCACGGATAACATGCTGCAAATGATGGGAGGATTGTTACTGGTGTTGATAATCATCGCCGGCGCCGCATGGGTGCTGAAGCGCTTTTCGCTGATACCGGCAACCGCCGCGGGCGTCATCAAAGTTATCGCGGCCAGTGGTGTCGGTCAGAGAGAACGCGTGGTCGTGGTCGAAATTGACAACACCTGGCTGGTATTGGGCGTAGCGCCAGGCCGGGTCAACAAGCTGCACACCCTACAGAAGCCTTCAGAAAACCCCGGCTCCGCTCAAACGAATCCTGCGGCGGATGCTTTTGCCGATCAACTTAATCAGAGTATCCATAAAGAACATGCCTAA
- a CDS encoding HlyC/CorC family transporter → MDEPPPKSGWFERLGALLIRKPEDREQLITLLHSAFERNLLDSDALSMIEGVMQVSEMQARDIMVPRSQMDIVNISKKPEHFIPFVIEAAHSRFPVIESDEDEIIGILLAKDLLRYYADPEEFNIRDMLRPAVFIPESKRLNVLLKEFRSNRNHMAIVVNEYGGVAGLVTIEDVLEQIVGEIEDEYDFNEEEDNIVMEADGRYRVKAITEIENFNDVLGANFSDEDYDTIGGLVLNKFGRVPDRNESVVIEPFKFTVQRVDSRRLHVLKVEKLAAPAESPAK, encoded by the coding sequence ATGGACGAACCCCCACCTAAAAGCGGCTGGTTTGAACGGCTTGGCGCATTGCTGATCCGCAAACCGGAAGACCGCGAACAACTGATTACCCTGTTACACTCCGCTTTTGAACGCAATTTACTCGATTCCGACGCGCTCAGCATGATCGAAGGCGTCATGCAAGTTTCTGAAATGCAGGCCCGCGATATCATGGTGCCGCGCTCGCAGATGGACATCGTTAACATCAGCAAGAAACCCGAGCATTTCATTCCGTTTGTGATCGAAGCTGCGCATTCGCGTTTTCCGGTGATCGAAAGCGACGAAGACGAGATCATCGGCATTTTGCTGGCGAAAGACTTGCTGCGTTATTATGCTGATCCCGAAGAATTCAATATCCGCGACATGTTGCGCCCGGCGGTTTTTATCCCGGAATCGAAGCGCTTGAATGTGCTGCTGAAAGAATTCCGCAGCAATCGCAATCACATGGCGATCGTCGTCAACGAATACGGCGGCGTGGCCGGTTTGGTGACGATTGAGGATGTGCTCGAACAGATCGTCGGTGAAATCGAGGACGAATACGATTTCAACGAAGAAGAGGACAACATCGTGATGGAAGCGGACGGACGCTACCGCGTCAAGGCAATAACCGAGATCGAGAACTTCAATGACGTGCTCGGCGCTAATTTCAGCGATGAAGATTACGATACCATCGGCGGCTTGGTGTTGAACAAGTTCGGCCGCGTGCCGGACCGCAACGAGTCGGTGGTGATCGAGCCGTTCAAATTCACCGTGCAGCGCGTTGATAGCCGCCGCTTGCATGTTCTCAAAGTGGAAAAACTTGCGGCACCTGCCGAGTCCCCGGCAAAATAA
- the fliN gene encoding flagellar motor switch protein FliN produces the protein MTEPTTSDQAETDDWAAAMAEQTAAENSNAQNEENPVDDWAAAMAEQESATNPSDPQSSGSALNAQSASASVFQEFSKDSADNNTRHDIDLILDIPVQMTVELGRTKIAIKNLLQLAQGSVVELDGMAGEPMDVLVNGCLIAQGEVVVVNDKFGIRLTDIITPSERIRKLNR, from the coding sequence ATGACCGAACCAACCACCAGCGATCAAGCGGAAACCGATGATTGGGCAGCCGCAATGGCTGAGCAAACAGCAGCCGAAAACAGTAATGCGCAGAACGAAGAAAATCCGGTTGATGATTGGGCAGCGGCAATGGCCGAGCAAGAATCGGCCACGAACCCATCGGATCCGCAATCTTCTGGCTCGGCGCTCAACGCGCAATCGGCGTCGGCATCGGTTTTTCAGGAATTCTCAAAAGACAGCGCTGACAATAACACGCGCCATGACATTGATCTGATTCTCGATATTCCTGTTCAGATGACGGTTGAACTGGGCCGCACCAAGATTGCCATCAAGAATCTGCTGCAGCTTGCGCAAGGCTCCGTGGTCGAGCTGGACGGCATGGCCGGCGAACCGATGGATGTGCTGGTTAACGGCTGCTTGATCGCGCAAGGTGAAGTCGTGGTCGTCAATGACAAATTCGGCATTCGGCTGACCGACATCATTACCCCCAGCGAACGCATCCGCAAACTCAACCGCTAG
- the fliQ gene encoding flagellar biosynthesis protein FliQ, producing the protein MTPEGAMTIGRQALEITFMISAPLLLSALATGLLVSIFQAATQINEMTLSFIPKLLVMFLVMVLAGPWMIAIMTDYMQRLFSSIPWLAVG; encoded by the coding sequence ATGACTCCAGAAGGTGCAATGACAATCGGCCGGCAAGCGCTTGAAATCACATTCATGATTTCCGCGCCGCTACTATTGTCGGCATTGGCAACCGGTTTATTGGTCAGTATTTTTCAAGCGGCCACGCAAATCAATGAAATGACCTTATCGTTCATCCCCAAGTTATTGGTCATGTTCCTGGTGATGGTATTGGCCGGGCCATGGATGATCGCAATCATGACGGATTATATGCAACGATTGTTTTCCAGCATCCCGTGGCTGGCGGTCGGCTAA
- the fliP gene encoding flagellar type III secretion system pore protein FliP (The bacterial flagellar biogenesis protein FliP forms a type III secretion system (T3SS)-type pore required for flagellar assembly.), whose translation MSFARCKAKNLQCANARSLGKRRLLQLLLIGLSCAAVPVFAQKSGFPAFTSSPNADGSATYTLSLQTLIFLTSLTFLPAVVLMMSSFTRIIIVLSLLRLALGTQSSPPNQVLLGIALFLTFFIMSPVIDRVYHEAYLPFSEDKINIMQAAEQASIPIKSFMLHQTRETDLALFVQISGSEEIESRDDVPLRLLVPAYITSELKTAFQIGFVIFIPFLIIDLVVSSVLMAMGMMMLSPMIISLPFKLMLFVLVDGWHMIIGSLTQSFFT comes from the coding sequence ATGAGTTTTGCCCGCTGCAAGGCTAAGAATCTTCAGTGCGCAAATGCCCGCTCCCTGGGAAAACGCCGGCTACTGCAGCTACTATTGATTGGTCTCAGTTGCGCGGCTGTTCCGGTATTTGCGCAAAAATCGGGCTTCCCGGCATTCACCAGCTCACCGAATGCGGATGGCAGCGCCACTTATACCTTGAGCCTGCAAACACTGATATTTTTAACGTCTCTGACATTTCTACCCGCCGTGGTGCTGATGATGTCGAGTTTTACCCGGATCATCATTGTATTGTCCTTACTTCGCCTCGCGCTGGGCACGCAATCCTCGCCACCGAATCAAGTATTGCTCGGCATTGCGTTGTTTCTGACCTTTTTTATCATGTCGCCAGTGATCGACCGGGTTTATCACGAAGCCTATCTGCCGTTTTCCGAAGATAAAATCAACATCATGCAAGCTGCCGAACAAGCCAGCATTCCGATTAAATCTTTTATGCTGCATCAAACCCGGGAAACGGATCTGGCGTTATTCGTGCAAATCTCCGGCAGTGAAGAAATCGAAAGCCGTGATGACGTTCCGCTGAGATTATTGGTGCCGGCGTATATCACCAGTGAATTGAAAACGGCGTTCCAGATCGGCTTTGTCATATTCATTCCCTTTTTAATCATCGATCTGGTGGTATCCAGCGTGTTAATGGCCATGGGTATGATGATGCTGTCGCCGATGATTATTTCACTGCCGTTCAAATTAATGCTTTTTGTGTTGGTCGATGGCTGGCACATGATTATCGGCTCATTGACGCAAAGCTTTTTTACTTAA
- a CDS encoding flagellar hook-length control protein FliK, protein MLNMSVAPSIKTPTENSAATPDSGLLGITDPVSEEFSSILEREVSQKADSRQTSITGNNTKAEEQPKETETTTAENVNAETTKTAAPDNPGSFIQNLINDPTLGFRPNQPINQLSTLPEPALKSPLADLLGTKLPTQLSPLSSQNIEAGINPAFPAVNQLLQQTQAAGNLNSQANQFWQMMETANSAANGRLLPLSSELSETIAIDTSESLLSISEESNILQSQGLSNALATSASTASTSEVHVHQPVGQAKWGGEFAQKVVWLTSQQQQVAEIHLNPAHLGPVDVMLTITQDQATAQFLSPHSAVREAIEQALPKLREMMAENGIQLGNVMIGADSFQQENRQQHADHSNKGNPHVTDSTQSKPANQIEAIAAPARHQGIVNTYA, encoded by the coding sequence ATGCTAAACATGTCTGTTGCACCTTCAATAAAAACGCCAACAGAAAATTCCGCCGCCACGCCGGATTCTGGCTTACTCGGCATAACCGATCCTGTTTCGGAAGAATTCAGTAGCATCTTGGAACGTGAAGTTTCACAAAAAGCCGATTCGCGCCAGACATCCATTACCGGCAACAATACCAAAGCCGAAGAACAACCTAAAGAGACTGAAACTACGACGGCTGAGAATGTCAACGCTGAAACAACCAAGACTGCTGCGCCTGATAACCCCGGCAGTTTTATCCAAAATCTGATAAACGACCCAACACTGGGGTTCAGGCCCAACCAACCGATCAATCAATTGAGTACACTGCCGGAACCGGCACTAAAATCGCCTCTAGCGGATCTATTGGGAACCAAGCTTCCAACTCAATTGAGTCCGTTGTCTTCCCAAAATATAGAAGCCGGGATTAATCCAGCATTCCCTGCCGTTAATCAATTGTTGCAGCAAACTCAAGCTGCAGGCAACCTGAATTCCCAGGCTAACCAATTCTGGCAAATGATGGAAACGGCAAATTCTGCCGCCAACGGCAGACTATTACCGTTATCATCTGAATTGAGTGAAACCATTGCCATCGACACCAGCGAATCGCTGTTGTCAATTTCCGAAGAATCGAATATTTTGCAATCGCAGGGACTCAGTAATGCATTAGCCACGAGCGCATCCACTGCCTCTACGAGTGAAGTTCACGTACATCAGCCTGTTGGCCAAGCCAAGTGGGGCGGCGAATTTGCACAGAAAGTCGTATGGTTGACTTCACAGCAGCAGCAAGTCGCTGAAATCCATCTGAATCCGGCGCATTTAGGACCCGTCGATGTGATGCTGACCATTACCCAAGACCAGGCAACCGCGCAGTTCTTGTCACCCCATTCAGCGGTGCGGGAAGCCATCGAACAAGCCTTGCCGAAATTACGCGAAATGATGGCGGAAAATGGCATTCAATTAGGCAATGTAATGATCGGCGCTGACTCGTTTCAACAGGAAAACAGACAGCAACATGCCGATCACTCCAATAAGGGCAATCCGCATGTGACGGATTCAACGCAATCAAAACCGGCCAATCAAATCGAAGCAATAGCGGCTCCTGCCAGGCATCAAGGTATTGTGAACACCTATGCATGA
- the fliM gene encoding flagellar motor switch protein FliM encodes MSEDFLSQEEVDALLKGATGDSDEAQEEEDKGGVRPYNIATQERIVRGRMPTYEIINERFARLLRIGLFNFMRRTVDIAVGPVKVIKFSEFVRNLVVPTNLNMVHMKPLRGTALLVFDPDLIFLIVDNLFGGDGRYHTRVEGRDFTQTEQRIIQRLLDVVFEEYEKSWKSVYPVNFEYIRSEMNPQFATIATPNEVVVAVTFDIDMGNKGGGLHVCIPYSMVEPIRDILYSALQGDHMEVDKRWIKLMSQQVQGAEVELVANLGHTKVTFEQILSMQVGDIIPLEIPKTITVNVSGVPVLDCRYGTMNGRYALKVNTLISQSETEN; translated from the coding sequence ATGTCCGAAGATTTCCTCTCACAAGAAGAAGTCGATGCGCTTCTCAAAGGTGCAACGGGTGATAGCGATGAGGCTCAGGAAGAAGAAGATAAAGGCGGTGTCCGTCCCTACAACATCGCGACACAGGAACGGATCGTTCGCGGACGGATGCCGACCTATGAAATCATCAACGAGCGCTTTGCGCGATTACTGCGCATCGGTTTGTTTAATTTCATGCGGCGAACGGTCGACATCGCCGTCGGTCCCGTCAAAGTGATTAAATTCAGTGAATTCGTGCGCAACCTGGTAGTACCGACGAACCTCAACATGGTTCATATGAAACCGTTGCGCGGCACCGCATTACTGGTATTCGATCCCGATCTGATTTTTCTGATCGTGGACAATCTGTTCGGCGGTGACGGCCGCTATCACACGCGGGTTGAAGGCAGAGACTTCACGCAAACCGAACAACGGATCATCCAACGCCTGCTGGATGTCGTTTTCGAAGAGTACGAGAAATCCTGGAAATCAGTCTATCCGGTGAATTTTGAATACATCCGTTCCGAAATGAATCCGCAGTTTGCCACCATCGCCACACCGAACGAAGTGGTCGTTGCCGTGACATTCGATATCGATATGGGAAACAAAGGCGGCGGATTGCATGTGTGCATCCCCTACTCCATGGTCGAACCGATCCGCGACATTTTATATAGCGCGTTGCAAGGCGACCACATGGAAGTGGATAAACGCTGGATCAAGCTGATGTCACAGCAAGTACAAGGCGCTGAAGTGGAACTGGTCGCAAATCTTGGGCATACGAAAGTAACTTTTGAGCAAATTCTGAGCATGCAAGTCGGGGATATTATCCCGCTGGAAATTCCTAAAACAATTACCGTCAATGTCAGCGGCGTACCGGTACTGGACTGCCGCTACGGCACGATGAACGGCCGCTATGCGCTAAAAGTAAACACGCTGATTTCACAATCGGAAACTGAAAATTAA
- the fliL gene encoding flagellar basal body-associated protein FliL, translating to MSKSNTATAAPAAEGGKSKKGLIIGILIAMIAIGAGAGGTWYFMQQDGDEEAEEEKPKAKAKLRPTTFVDLEVFTVNLQPEESGQYLQVGLTVKARETEVVQEIAKQMPSIRNRILMLLSSKKAVEISGIDGKQQLSQQIADEIRQSLDSEDLQEDIREVLFTSFVIQ from the coding sequence ATGTCGAAATCAAATACCGCAACAGCAGCACCAGCCGCCGAAGGCGGCAAAAGCAAAAAAGGATTAATAATAGGCATCCTGATTGCGATGATCGCAATCGGCGCAGGCGCCGGAGGCACCTGGTACTTCATGCAGCAGGACGGTGATGAAGAAGCCGAGGAAGAAAAACCAAAAGCAAAAGCAAAACTAAGACCCACCACATTCGTTGACCTAGAGGTATTTACGGTCAATCTCCAGCCGGAAGAGAGCGGTCAGTATCTGCAAGTTGGTTTGACGGTGAAAGCGAGAGAAACGGAAGTTGTGCAGGAAATAGCCAAACAGATGCCGTCCATCCGCAACCGCATCCTGATGCTATTGTCCAGCAAGAAAGCCGTGGAAATCTCAGGCATTGACGGAAAACAGCAGTTAAGCCAGCAAATTGCTGATGAAATCCGGCAATCGCTCGACTCTGAAGACCTCCAGGAAGATATCCGGGAAGTATTGTTCACTTCCTTTGTAATTCAGTAA